In a single window of the Streptomyces sp. HUAS ZL42 genome:
- a CDS encoding bifunctional DNA primase/polymerase, translating into MSATFGGRTGRQGKLSQWLRGRRPKEAADDGGREALLLAAAGAGLPLAPAAHPAPGYRCSCDRVGCPTPARHPVSFAWQTQSTTDRAQIERWARHQPQANFITATGMTHDVLDVPIEAGREALERLLGSGVEVGPVAESDDGRMLFFTLTRGTPEDEDEWWPCELDCHPETMDEHPGMRWHCRGSYVLVPPARLPGDDDRSVHWVRGPEHQLPDPLSLLETLTDSCARHAGDEHHHAGSAWPLRR; encoded by the coding sequence ATGAGCGCGACGTTCGGCGGTCGGACCGGCCGGCAGGGCAAACTCTCCCAGTGGCTGCGAGGACGCCGTCCGAAGGAAGCCGCCGACGACGGCGGTCGTGAGGCCCTGCTGCTCGCCGCCGCCGGAGCGGGACTGCCTCTCGCGCCCGCCGCTCACCCTGCCCCGGGCTACCGATGTTCCTGCGACCGAGTCGGCTGTCCGACCCCCGCCCGGCACCCGGTGTCGTTCGCGTGGCAGACGCAGTCCACGACGGACCGCGCGCAGATCGAGCGGTGGGCCCGCCACCAGCCGCAGGCCAACTTCATCACCGCGACCGGCATGACGCACGACGTGCTCGACGTACCGATCGAGGCGGGGCGCGAGGCGCTGGAGCGGCTGCTCGGCTCCGGCGTCGAGGTGGGACCGGTCGCCGAGAGCGACGACGGCCGCATGCTGTTCTTCACGCTCACCCGGGGCACCCCCGAGGACGAGGACGAGTGGTGGCCGTGCGAGCTGGACTGCCACCCCGAGACGATGGACGAGCACCCGGGGATGCGCTGGCACTGCCGGGGGTCGTACGTCCTCGTACCCCCGGCCCGGCTGCCCGGCGACGACGACCGGAGCGTGCACTGGGTGCGCGGCCCCGAGCATCAGCTGCCCGACCCGCTGAGCCTCCTCGAAACCCTCACGGACTCCTGCGCCCGCCACGCCGGTGACGAGCACCACCACGCGGGCTCGGCCTGGCCGCTCCGCCGCTGA
- the efeU gene encoding iron uptake transporter permease EfeU, translating to MFSNYLIGLREGLEASLVVCILIAYLVKTGRRDAIRPIWIGIGVAVALALGFGSALEFGSQELTFEAQEALGGSLSIVAVGLVTWMVFWMRRTARHLKAELHGKLDAALQMGTAALVATAFLAVGREGLETALFVWASVHAASDGTPRPLIGVALGLATAVFLGWLFYRGALKINLAKFFTWTGGMLVVVAAGVLAYGFHDLQEADWLPGLTDKAFDISGAIPPDSWYGTLLKGVFNFQPDPTVLQVTVWLLYLVPTLALFLSPVGFASGKGKVKTPDDQGSQPSKAPQARP from the coding sequence GTGTTCTCCAACTATCTGATCGGTCTGCGGGAGGGCCTGGAGGCCAGCCTCGTCGTCTGCATCCTGATCGCCTATCTGGTCAAGACGGGCCGCCGGGACGCCATCAGGCCGATATGGATCGGCATCGGCGTCGCGGTCGCGCTCGCCCTGGGCTTCGGCTCCGCGCTCGAATTCGGCTCCCAGGAGCTGACGTTCGAGGCGCAGGAGGCACTCGGCGGCTCACTGTCGATCGTCGCGGTGGGCCTGGTGACCTGGATGGTCTTCTGGATGCGGCGCACCGCCCGGCACCTGAAGGCGGAACTGCACGGCAAGTTGGACGCGGCCCTGCAGATGGGCACGGCCGCGCTGGTCGCCACCGCCTTCCTGGCCGTCGGCCGGGAGGGCCTGGAGACGGCGCTGTTCGTATGGGCGTCGGTGCACGCGGCGAGCGACGGCACCCCGCGCCCGCTGATCGGTGTGGCGCTGGGCCTGGCGACGGCGGTGTTCCTCGGCTGGCTGTTCTACCGGGGCGCGCTGAAGATCAACCTGGCCAAGTTCTTCACCTGGACGGGTGGCATGCTGGTCGTGGTCGCGGCCGGTGTGCTGGCGTACGGCTTCCACGATCTGCAGGAGGCCGACTGGCTGCCCGGCCTGACCGACAAGGCCTTCGACATCAGCGGCGCGATCCCGCCGGACAGTTGGTACGGCACGCTCCTGAAGGGCGTGTTCAACTTCCAGCCCGACCCGACCGTCCTCCAGGTCACGGTGTGGCTGCTGTACCTGGTCCCGACGCTCGCGCTGTTCCTCTCCCCGGTAGGGTTCGCCTCCGGGAAGGGGAAGGTGAAGACACCTGATGACCAGGGATCGCAGCCCTCGAAGGCTCCGCAGGCGCGACCGTAA
- the efeB gene encoding iron uptake transporter deferrochelatase/peroxidase subunit, which yields MTDTNTNTDATDAAVAKAPTRRALIGWGGAGLALGAAAAGGAAAMARTGNDVDPAAAEAGAAIAFHGPNQAGISTPVQDRLHFAAFDVTTDDRAEFVQLLKDWTEAARRMTAGHPVGEGAFGGLAEAPPDDTGEALGLKPSRLTLTIGFGPSLFAKFGLQNQRPEALVDLPKFPGDNLDRARSGGDLCIQACADDPQVAVHAVRNLARIGFGKVVIRWSQLGFGKTSSTTPEAQTPRNLMGFKDGTRNIAGTETARLKKFVWVDEKAGPDWMVGGSYLVARRIRMHIETWDRTSLQEQEDIFGRDKGEGAPVGKAKERDEPFLKAMKPDAHVRLAHPDANHGATILRRGYSFTDGTDGLGRLEAGLFFLAYQRDVREGFIRIQTNLATDALNEYIQHVGSAHFAVPPGVRDKDDWWGSTLFSKEA from the coding sequence ATGACGGACACGAACACGAACACGGACGCCACCGACGCCGCCGTCGCGAAGGCGCCCACCCGGCGTGCGCTGATCGGCTGGGGCGGGGCCGGGCTCGCGCTCGGTGCCGCCGCGGCCGGCGGCGCGGCGGCGATGGCCCGCACCGGCAACGACGTGGACCCGGCGGCCGCCGAGGCGGGCGCCGCGATCGCCTTCCACGGGCCGAACCAGGCGGGCATCTCCACGCCGGTGCAGGACCGGCTGCACTTCGCCGCGTTCGACGTGACCACCGACGACCGCGCCGAGTTCGTCCAGCTGCTGAAGGACTGGACCGAGGCGGCACGGCGGATGACGGCGGGGCACCCGGTGGGCGAGGGCGCGTTCGGCGGTCTGGCCGAGGCTCCGCCGGACGACACCGGCGAGGCGCTGGGCCTCAAGCCGTCGCGGCTGACGTTGACGATCGGGTTCGGGCCGTCGCTGTTCGCCAAGTTCGGCCTGCAGAACCAGCGGCCCGAGGCGCTCGTCGACCTGCCGAAGTTCCCCGGCGACAACCTCGACAGGGCCCGCAGCGGCGGCGATCTGTGCATCCAGGCCTGCGCGGACGACCCGCAGGTCGCGGTGCACGCGGTCCGCAACCTCGCCCGGATCGGCTTCGGCAAGGTCGTCATCCGCTGGTCCCAGCTCGGCTTCGGCAAGACGTCGTCCACCACGCCCGAGGCGCAGACCCCGCGCAACCTGATGGGCTTCAAGGACGGCACCCGCAACATCGCGGGCACGGAGACGGCCCGGCTGAAGAAGTTCGTGTGGGTGGACGAGAAGGCCGGCCCCGACTGGATGGTGGGCGGCTCGTACCTGGTCGCCCGCCGTATCCGTATGCACATCGAGACCTGGGACCGTACCTCCCTGCAGGAGCAGGAGGACATCTTCGGCCGCGACAAGGGCGAGGGCGCCCCCGTCGGCAAGGCCAAGGAGCGCGACGAGCCGTTCCTGAAGGCGATGAAGCCCGACGCGCATGTGCGGCTCGCGCACCCCGACGCCAACCACGGGGCGACGATCCTGCGCCGCGGCTACTCCTTCACCGACGGCACGGACGGCCTGGGCCGGCTGGAGGCGGGCCTGTTCTTCCTGGCGTACCAGCGGGACGTCCGGGAGGGCTTCATCCGCATCCAGACCAATCTGGCCACCGACGCGCTCAACGAGTACATCCAGCACGTGGGTTCGGCGCACTTCGCGGTCCCGCCCGGCGTCCGTGACAAGGACGACTGGTGGGGAAGCACGCTGTTCTCCAAGGAGGCGTAG
- the efeO gene encoding iron uptake system protein EfeO encodes MRAARLSVVTAVATAAALTAVTGCTEKSDAKDGDRVINVTATDSKCETSKKEISAGHVELAIENKGSKVTEVYILFPDDRVVTERENIGAGTKQRVTAEVKAGDYQIACKPGMKGDGIRQDLKVTGGTAAKRDPRLDKAVAAYRAYVEEQAEETLPLAETFAKAVKAGDIEAAKKAYAPSRIGWERTEPVAESFGDIDPKVDVREDGLEDGQDPAKDWTGWHRLEKALWQDKKITDREKQLADQLITDLEDWEERVGKAEITPTSMANGAKELLDEVATGKVTGEEERYSHTDLVDFKANVEGAQKSYELLKAVAQENDAALVTELDKQFATLNALLDKYRANKTSYDFTSYDKVGEADRKQLSDAVNALAEPLSKLAAAVVK; translated from the coding sequence ATGCGAGCCGCCAGACTCTCCGTCGTCACCGCCGTCGCCACTGCGGCGGCACTGACCGCCGTCACCGGCTGCACCGAGAAAAGCGACGCCAAGGACGGCGACCGCGTCATCAACGTGACGGCCACCGACAGCAAGTGCGAGACGTCCAAGAAGGAGATCTCCGCCGGGCACGTCGAGCTGGCGATCGAGAACAAGGGCTCCAAGGTCACCGAGGTCTACATCCTCTTCCCCGACGACCGGGTCGTCACCGAGCGCGAGAACATCGGCGCCGGCACCAAGCAGCGCGTCACCGCCGAGGTGAAGGCCGGCGACTACCAGATCGCCTGCAAGCCGGGCATGAAGGGCGACGGCATCCGTCAGGACCTCAAGGTCACCGGGGGCACCGCCGCCAAGCGCGACCCGCGTCTGGACAAGGCCGTCGCCGCCTACCGGGCCTACGTGGAGGAGCAGGCCGAGGAGACACTGCCGCTGGCGGAGACCTTCGCCAAGGCCGTCAAGGCCGGCGACATCGAGGCGGCCAAGAAGGCCTACGCGCCCTCCCGCATCGGCTGGGAGCGCACCGAGCCGGTCGCCGAGTCCTTCGGCGACATCGACCCGAAGGTCGACGTCCGCGAGGACGGCCTGGAGGACGGCCAGGACCCGGCCAAGGACTGGACCGGCTGGCACCGCCTGGAGAAGGCCCTCTGGCAGGACAAGAAGATCACCGACCGCGAGAAGCAGCTCGCCGACCAGCTGATCACCGACCTCGAGGACTGGGAGGAGCGGGTCGGCAAGGCGGAGATCACCCCGACCTCCATGGCCAACGGCGCCAAGGAGCTCCTCGACGAGGTCGCCACCGGCAAGGTCACCGGCGAGGAGGAGCGCTACTCGCACACCGACCTGGTCGACTTCAAGGCCAACGTCGAGGGCGCGCAGAAGTCGTACGAGCTGCTCAAGGCCGTCGCCCAGGAGAACGACGCGGCGCTGGTCACCGAGCTGGACAAGCAGTTCGCCACGCTGAACGCGCTGCTCGACAAGTACCGGGCGAACAAGACGTCGTACGACTTCACCTCCTACGACAAGGTCGGCGAGGCCGACCGCAAGCAGCTGTCGGACGCGGTCAACGCACTGGCGGAGCCGCTGTCCAAGCTCGCCGCCGCCGTCGTGAAGTAA
- a CDS encoding PhzF family phenazine biosynthesis protein — translation MTDYDVLRVFCAPNGGYGNELGVVRDGSVMPDADERQAFAAKLGFSETVFVDDPERGIIDIYTPTLRLPFAGHPCVGTAWLLDVPELVTPAGVVGTRLDGEFSWIEARAEWAPPRTLRQYATAAEVDDLPVPPPGEWVYAWAWEDEAAGRVRARAFPGRDDGIDEDEATGAAALLLTERLGRALNITQGAGSQILTAPQPYGWVEIGGRVFLER, via the coding sequence GTGACTGACTACGACGTGCTTCGCGTCTTCTGCGCGCCGAACGGCGGCTACGGCAACGAACTGGGCGTCGTCCGCGACGGCTCGGTGATGCCGGACGCGGACGAGCGGCAGGCGTTCGCCGCGAAACTCGGCTTCAGCGAGACGGTGTTCGTCGACGACCCCGAGCGCGGGATCATCGACATCTACACGCCCACCCTGCGTCTGCCCTTCGCCGGGCACCCCTGCGTCGGCACGGCCTGGCTGCTCGACGTCCCCGAACTCGTCACGCCCGCCGGAGTCGTCGGAACCCGCCTGGACGGAGAGTTCAGCTGGATCGAGGCACGGGCGGAGTGGGCTCCGCCGCGCACGCTCCGCCAGTACGCCACCGCCGCGGAGGTCGACGATCTGCCGGTTCCGCCGCCGGGTGAGTGGGTCTATGCCTGGGCATGGGAGGACGAGGCGGCGGGCCGCGTCCGCGCCCGCGCCTTCCCCGGCCGCGACGACGGCATCGACGAGGACGAGGCCACGGGGGCGGCGGCGCTGCTGCTGACCGAACGGCTGGGGCGGGCGCTCAACATCACGCAGGGCGCGGGATCGCAGATCCTCACGGCACCCCAGCCGTACGGCTGGGTGGAGATCGGCGGGCGGGTCTTCCTGGAGCGCTGA
- the map gene encoding type I methionyl aminopeptidase, producing MSGQSLLVPGELSPTRSVPGNIRRPEYVGKPAPTPYTGPEVQTPETVEAMRVAGRIAARAMAEAAKLIAPGVTTDELDKVAHDYMCDHGAYPSTLGYRGFPKSLCTSVNEVICHGIPDSTVLRDGDIVNLDVTAYIGGVHGDNNATYLVGDVDEQSRLLVERTRESLSRAIKAVKPGRQINVIGRVIESYAKRFGYGVVRDFTGHGINSSFHSGLIIPHYDSPHATTVMQPGMTFTIEPMLTLGTHEYDMWDDGWTVVTKDRMRTAQFEHTLVVTETGAEILTLP from the coding sequence ATGTCTGGCCAGTCGCTGCTCGTTCCAGGGGAGCTGTCCCCCACCCGTTCCGTACCCGGAAACATCCGCCGTCCCGAGTACGTCGGAAAGCCCGCGCCGACGCCGTACACGGGCCCGGAGGTGCAGACCCCGGAGACCGTCGAGGCGATGCGCGTGGCGGGCCGGATCGCCGCGCGGGCGATGGCGGAGGCGGCGAAGCTGATCGCACCGGGTGTGACCACGGACGAGCTGGACAAGGTGGCGCACGACTACATGTGCGACCACGGCGCCTACCCGTCGACGCTCGGCTACCGGGGCTTCCCGAAGTCCCTGTGCACCAGCGTCAACGAGGTGATCTGCCACGGCATCCCGGACTCGACGGTCCTGCGCGACGGCGACATCGTCAACCTCGACGTGACGGCGTACATCGGCGGGGTGCACGGCGACAACAACGCGACGTACCTGGTCGGGGACGTCGACGAGCAGAGCCGGCTCCTGGTGGAGCGCACGCGCGAGTCGCTGAGCCGTGCGATCAAGGCGGTCAAGCCGGGCCGGCAGATCAACGTGATCGGCCGGGTCATCGAGTCGTACGCCAAGCGCTTCGGCTACGGAGTCGTCCGCGACTTCACCGGCCACGGGATCAACTCCTCCTTCCACTCCGGCCTGATCATCCCGCACTACGACAGCCCGCACGCGACGACGGTCATGCAGCCCGGCATGACGTTCACGATCGAGCCGATGCTGACGCTCGGGACGCACGAGTACGACATGTGGGACGACGGGTGGACGGTCGTCACGAAGGACCGGATGCGGACGGCGCAGTTCGAGCACACGCTGGTGGTCACGGAGACGGGCGCGGAGATCCTGACGCTGCCGTAG